One Oncorhynchus kisutch isolate 150728-3 linkage group LG13, Okis_V2, whole genome shotgun sequence DNA window includes the following coding sequences:
- the LOC109902869 gene encoding LOW QUALITY PROTEIN: thrombopoietin receptor-like (The sequence of the model RefSeq protein was modified relative to this genomic sequence to represent the inferred CDS: deleted 1 base in 1 codon) encodes MGHTCHLSVDVMDLHLTPRVVCVWLWIIAGWLNVLGHGIIDEAVPHLSKKDVLLLAGDEDPKCFTRTQYDLTCFWETPGNTAYDFFYRNDNEEKEKRCKLTLQRTEKGEEEEEEGKILHICFFPCSDVFLFTLTHIRVVESSSNYTLFTRTISVEDQGLLEPPVNVSLHPTGQAGQLQVSWHAPRDWESNVHYGMHYSSQGLGERTELIRSMRSPIHSLVSLLPGEVVSVQLRVKPNGYSETETSGHWSDWSVPITAMVPQSAADISLLCHTSDLQNITCQWNGQSYRDATYTLNYKLGPSKREGWRKCLQNENTSYHCRFHGAESSEILVKLSTGPGSLKRTFYTEPFRLNNSIQTGPPGRLRGKWEGGRLHLRWGTPLLDLSLHLMYQLRYQPQGEAVWKLVTLQVSENSICLDVQTGSQYFIQVRARPNGSVYAGYWSDWSPPLTVDTPSDIGGLFIICIPLMMLILSVVFLSMISRYLSKLKRYLWPPIPKLDKVLHGFLTDINGQTWDPPFIIKQYSEETPASVVEIMSEREAPDGGKLPRESSLLLSPERGSAGGEEERLPTLALELSQDYVTLATDDVIPCLRGNKYVYDGEVGAESRGLGEDEVLQMRCHCSSNFPSSSSTTDILNRSYMLLAEQPIETGLSGQQQGCKLYANLKGTNSANANT; translated from the exons ATGGGACACACCTGCCACCTGTCTGTGGATGTCATGGATCTCCATCTCACCCCGAGGGTAGTTTGTGTCTGGCTCTGGATCATAGCAGGCTGGTTGAACGTACTGGGGCATGGGATTATAGATGAGGCTGTCCCTCACCTGTCAAAGAAAG ATGTGTTGTTGTTGGCTGGTGATGAAGATCCAAAGTGTTTTACCAGGACACAGTATGACTTGACCTGTTTCTGGGAGACACCAGGCAACACAGCTTATGACTTCTTCTACAGGAATGATAA TGAGGAAAAGGAGAAGCGGTGTAAACTGACTCTCCAGAGgacagagaagggggaggaagaggaggaggaggggaagattCTCCACATCTGCTTCTTCCCTTGCTCTGACGTCTTCCTGTTCACGCTCACACACATCAGAGTGGTGGAGAGCAGCTCCAACTACACACTCTTCACACGCACCATCAGCGTTGAggaccagg gtcTCCTGGAACCCCCTGTGAATGTATCCCTTCACCCAACAGGGCAAGCTGGGCAGTTGCAGGTGTCTTGGCATGCACCAAGAGATTGGGAGAGCAATGTGCATTATGGGATGCATTACTCCTCCCAGGGACTAGGGGAGAGGACAGAACTG ataAGGTCCATGAGGTCCCCCATTCACAGCCTGGTTTCTCTGCTGCCAGGCGAGGTGGTCAGCGTCCAGCTGAGGGTCAAACCCAATGgctacagtgagacagagaccagcggtcACTGGAGCGACTGGTCGGTCCCCATCACTGCCATGGTACCTCAGAGCGCAG CTGATATCTCATTGTTGTGTCATACCTCTGACCTGCAAAACATCACCTGCCAATGGAATGGGCAGTCCTACAGAGATGCTACCTACACCTTAAACTACAAGCTGGGACCCAG TAAAAGGGAGGGTTGGAGAAAGTGTCTGCAGAATGAGAACACCTCCTACCACTGCCGTTTCCATGGAGCGGAGTCCAGCGAGATACTGGTTAAACTCAGTACTGGCCCTGGTTCTCTCAAACGGACCTTCTACACTGAACCCTTCAGACTCAACAACAGCA TTCAAACAGGCCCTCCAGGGAGGCTGAGGGGGAAGTGGGAGGGGGGCAGGCTGCATCTGAGATGGGGCACACCCCTACTGGATCTGTCTCTCCACCTGATGTACCAGCTCCGCTACCAGCCTCAAGGGGAGGCCGTCTGGAAG CTGGTGACCCTGCAGGTTTCTGAGAACAGTATTTGTCTGGACGTTCAGACTGGCAGTCAGTACTTTATCCAGGTCAGAGCCAGGCCCAACGGGTCAGTCTACGCTGGCTACTGGAGCGACTGGTCACCCCCACTTACTGTGGACACACCTTCAGATATAG GGGGCCTCTTCATCATCTGCATTCCTCTCATGATGCTCATCCTATCAGTTGTGTTCCTCTCAATGATCTCCAGGTATCTCAG TAAGCTCAAACGGTATCTGTGGCCACCAATCCCAAAACTTGACAAAGTACTGCACGGCTTCCTGACAGACATCAACGGCCAGACTTGG GACCCTCCCTTCATCATCAAGCAATATTCTGAAGAGACCCCAGCCTCTGTGGTGGAGATTATGTCTGAGAGGGAGGCTCCAGATGGAGGGAAGCTTCCCAGGGAGTCCTCCTTACTACTCTCCCCAGAACGAGGCTCCGCTGGCGGGGAGGAGGAAAGGCTCCCCACCCTGGCCCTGGAGCTCAGCCAAGACTACGTGACCCTGGCCACAGATGACGTCATCCCCTGTCTCCGAGGGAACAAGTATGTGTATGACGGGGAGGTGGGGGCAGAGTCTCGAGGCCTGGGGGAAGATGAGGTTCTCCAGATGAGGTGTCACTGCTCCTCCAACTTCCCATCATCCTCCAGTACCACGGACATCCTCAACCGCTCCTACATGCTGCTGGCCGAACAGCCTATAGAGACTGGACTGTCAGGACAGCAGCAGGGC TGCAAGCTCTATGCCAACCTGAAGGGAACAAACTCAGCTAATGCAAACACCTGA
- the LOC109902868 gene encoding tyrosine-protein kinase receptor Tie-1 isoform X1 — MIDILYLLCLIPVSGAVTDLTMISNAVASTPQRFSISCLIGERDAAELDLDIKKDNSILILPSPSQYSVKRPKNKEVVANEFVGIVDQTGIFYCHASKGTSPTRNLVTVTLINNYSKGLFVPVHLTVTINKGDTVHLAMQVLSSQRRDVTWKYNGNYFYMTHWGDVSNSTTVVTLENVARANEGIYSACFVGDSPINGAWMRLIVRDCGSKKWGADCDKDCPECLNGGVCHDSDGDCICPPGFMGMRCETACREGMFGRNCQEWCRSELDCVGLRFCLADPYGCSCASGWFGNHCNRSCHRDMYGADCRLSCRCKNGGVCNRFSGCQCPTGWRGQHCEKSDRAPQILDMASSLEWNLDSSPEILCSATGNPLPSHTSIELRKLDSSVLKASRTTMDSNKSTAQFEIPRLSFEHAGLWECRVSTNGGQDSRKFNLTVKEPPCPNTPPKLLEKRSKQLVVMPVDSYRGDGPIDSTKLLYKPMETGDSWSSIIVYSREPITLMNLKPSTRYHVRVQLTRPGEGGEGSLGPEAIMETDCPEPTVRPEIDFSSLEGRNATVRWLLPGNDGGAVGAASGFLVQLFGPSPSGEKLREETTLLNVLSTKFYNLQYHQDYTVVVRLLNCGSLGPASKPYHFRINSQGPSSPRNVQALPLSVSAVQVKWQPPEDPNGGIVKYIIEYQPVGQGSLHPWVDTDDGNKTAKDVTALNGSTLYQFRVRAFSKVPGEWSKLVHARTQGDGFQDFTPTTQGVGGRPGSEGYQLVVAVVGSVTVTCVTILLALLALFCIRKTLLNRRRNFTYQSGSVRDRGEETILQFNSGTLTLTRRPKPAAESLTYPILEWDDIKFEDVIGEGNFGQVIKAMIKKDGAKMSAAIKMLKEFASENDHRDFAGELEVLCKLGQHPNIINLIGACENRGYLYIAIEYAPYGNLLDFLRKSRVLETDPAFAKEHGTASTLTSQQLLQFAVDVATGMHYLSDKQFIHRDLAARNVLVGDNLVAKIADFGLSRGEEVYVKKTMGRLPVRWMAIESLNYSVYTTKSDVWSFGVLLWEIVSLGGTPYCGMTCAELYEKLPQSYRMEQPRNCDDEVYELMRQCWRDRPYERPPFSQISVQLNRMQEARKAYVNMALFENFTYAGIDATAEEA, encoded by the exons GTGCGGTTACAGACCTGACGATGATCTCCAACGCCGTGGCCTCCACCCCTCAGCGCTTCTCCATATCTTGCCTCATAGGGGAGCGGGACGCAGCAGAGTTAGACCTGGACATCAAGAAGGACAACAGCATTCTCATCCTCCCCTCACCGTCCCAATACAGCGTCAAGAGGCCCAAGAACAAGGAGGTGGTGGCCAACGAGTTTGTTGGTATAGTGGACCAGACGGGCATCTTCTATTGTCATGCATCAAAGGGAACTAGTCCTACTAGAAACCTGGTCACAGTCACTCTCATCAACAACTACAGCAAAG GTCTTTTTGTCCCGGTCCACCTCACAGTGACGATTAACAAAGGGGacacagtccacctggccatgcagGTCCTCAGCTCCCAGAGGAGAGATGTCACCTGGAAGTACAATG GAAACTATTTCTACATGACCCACTGGGGTGATGTGTCCAACAGTACGACTGTAGTAACCCTTGAGAACGTGGCTCGTGCCAACGAGGGCATCTACAGTGCATGCTTCGTGGGAGACAGTCCCATCAATGGAGCCTGGATGAGGCTGATTGTCAGAG ACTGTGGCAGTAAGAAGTGGGGTGCCGACTGTGACAAGGACTGTCCAGAGTGTCTCAATGGAGGGGTGTGCCACGACAGTGATGGGGACTGTATCTGTCCACCAGGGTTCATGGGGATGCGCTGCGAGACAG CCTGCAGAGAGGGGATGTTTGGCCGTAACTGTCAGGAGTGGTGCAGGTCAGAGCTGGACTGTGTAGGGCTGAGGTTCTGCCTGGCTGACCCTTACGGATGCTCCTGTGCCAGCGGatggtttgggaaccactgcaacAGAT CCTGCCACAGGGACATGTACGGGGCAGACTGCAGGCTGAGCTGTAGGTGTAAGAACGGAGGAGTGTGTAACCGTTTCAGTGGATGTCAGTGTCCCACTGGCTGGAGAGGACAGCACTGTGAGAAATCAG ACCGCGCCCCTCAGATCTTGGACATGGCCAGTAGTCTGGAGTGGAACCTTGACTCCAGCCCTGAGATCCTGTGTTCTGCCACAGGCAACCCCCTGCCTAGCCACACCAGCATCGAGCTGCGCAAACTGGACAGTTCTGTGCTCAAG GCGTCTCGCACCACCATGGACTCCAATAAGAGCACAGCCCAGTTTGAGATCCCTCGTCTGTCCTTCGAGCATGCTGGGTTATGGGAGTGCAGGGTCTCCACCAATGGGGGACAAGACTCCCGCAAGTTCAACCTCACTGTCAAAG AGCCGCCGTGCCCCAACACCCCTCCCAAGCTGCTGGAGAAGAGGAGTAAGCAACTGGTGGTGATGCCTGTGGATTCCTACAGAGGAGACGGACCCATAGACTCCACCAAGCTCCTCTACAAGCCCATGGAGACCGGAGACTCCTGGTCCTCCATCATAG TgtacagtagagagcctataaCTCTGATGAATCTGAAGCCGTCTACACGCTACCACGTCCGTGTCCAGCTGACCCGtcctggggagggaggggagggatctTTGGGGCCCGAGGCCATCATGGAGACTGActgtccag AGCCAACGGTTCGACCGGAGATTGACTTCAGTTCGCTGGAGGGCCGCAACGCCACCGTACGCTGGCTGTTGCCTGGTAACGATGGCGGGGCTGTGGGTGCGGCCAGCGGGTTCTTAGTGCAGCTCTTTGGGCCCTCCCCCTCAGGAGAGAAGCTGAGAGAGGAGACCACCCTGCTCAATGTGCTCTCCACCAAGTTCTACAACCTGCAGTACCACCAAGACTACACAGTGGTCGTCAGGCTGCTCAACTGTGGCAGTCTGGGGCCTGCCTCTAAGCCTTACCACTTCCGCATCAACAGCCAGG gTCCCTCCTCCCCTCGTAATGTCCAGGCCCTGcccctgtctgtgtctgcagTGCAGGTGAAGTGGCAGCCCCCTGAGGACCCTAACGGGGGCATAGTGAAGTACATCATAGAGTACCAGCCAGTGGGTCAGGGCAGCCTGCACCCCTGGGTAGATACAGACGATGGCAACAAGACGGCTAAAGACGTGACAGCACTTAACGGGAGTACTCTCTACCAGTTCAGAGTGAGAGCCTTCTCTAAAGTACCGGGGGAGTGGAGCAAGTTGGTCCATGCCAGGACCCAGGGAGATG GCTTCCAGGACTTCACTCCAACCACCCAGGGTGTGGGGGGGCGTCCAGGCAGCGAGGGCTACCAGCTGGTGGTGGCGGTAGTGGGGTCTGTGACGGTCACCTGTGTCACCATCCTGCTGGCCCTGCTGGCCCTCTTCTGCATCCGCAAGACCCTGCTCAACCGCAGACGCAACTTCACCTACCAGTCTGGATcggtgagagacaga GGAGAGGAGACCATCCTGCAGTTTAACTCTGGGACCCTGACCCTGACGAGGAGACCCAAGCCTGCCGCCGAGTCCCTCACCTACCCCATCCTGGAGTGGGATGACATCAAGTTTGAGGACGTCATCGGAGAGGGCAACTTCGGCCAGGTCATCAAGGCCATGATCAAGAAGGATGGGGCCAAGATGAGCGCTGCTATCAAGATGCTGAAAG AGTTTGCCTCTGAGAATGACCACCGGGACTTTGCAGGAGAGCTGGAGGTATTGTGTAAACTGGGCCAGCATCCCAACATCATCAATCTCATAGGAGCCTGTGAAAACAGGG GGTACCTGTATATTGCCATTGAGTACGCCCCCTATGGTAACCTGCTTGACTTTCTGCGTAAGAGCAGAGTCCTGGAGACAGACCCCGCCTTTGCCAAGGAGCATGGCACCGCATCCACCCTCACCTCCCAACAACTGCTGCAGTTTGCCGTCGACGTGGCAACTGGCATGCACTACCTTAGTGACAAACAG tttatCCACAGAGATCTGGCAGCGAGGAATGTTCTAGTGGGAGACAACCTGGTCGCTAAGATAGCAGACTTCGGTctgtccagaggagaggaggtctaTGTGAAGAAGACCATG GGGAGGTTGCCTGTGCGTTGGATGGCGATAGAGTCCCTAAACTACAGTGTGTACACCACCAAGAGTGACGT atgGTCTTTCGGTGTACTTCTATGGGAGATAGTGAGTTTAG GTGGTACTCCTTACTGTGGGATGACCTGTGCCGAGCTTTATGAGAAGCTCCCTCAGAGCTACAGGATGGAACAGCCCAGGAATTGTGACGACGAAGT GTATGAGTTGATGAGGCAGTGCTGGAGAGACCGGCCCTATGAGAGACCTCCGTTCTCCCAGATCTCTGTACAGCTCAACAGAATGCAGGAGGCCAGGAAG GCCTACGTGAACATGGCGCTCTTTGAGAACTTCACCTATGCTGGGATAGACGCCACGGCCGAGGAGGCCTGA
- the LOC109902868 gene encoding tyrosine-protein kinase receptor Tie-1 isoform X2, whose amino-acid sequence MIDILYLLCLIPVSGAVTDLTMISNAVASTPQRFSISCLIGERDAAELDLDIKKDNSILILPSPSQYSVKRPKNKEVVANEFVGIVDQTGIFYCHASKGTSPTRNLVTVTLINNYSKGLFVPVHLTVTINKGDTVHLAMQVLSSQRRDVTWKYNGNYFYMTHWGDVSNSTTVVTLENVARANEGIYSACFVGDSPINGAWMRLIVRDCGSKKWGADCDKDCPECLNGGVCHDSDGDCICPPGFMGMRCETACREGMFGRNCQEWCRSELDCVGLRFCLADPYGCSCASGWFGNHCNRSCHRDMYGADCRLSCRCKNGGVCNRFSGCQCPTGWRGQHCEKSDRAPQILDMASSLEWNLDSSPEILCSATGNPLPSHTSIELRKLDSSVLKASRTTMDSNKSTAQFEIPRLSFEHAGLWECRVSTNGGQDSRKFNLTVKEPPCPNTPPKLLEKRSKQLVVMPVDSYRGDGPIDSTKLLYKPMETGDSWSSIIVYSREPITLMNLKPSTRYHVRVQLTRPGEGGEGSLGPEAIMETDCPEPTVRPEIDFSSLEGRNATVRWLLPGNDGGAVGAASGFLVQLFGPSPSGEKLREETTLLNVLSTKFYNLQYHQDYTVVVRLLNCGSLGPASKPYHFRINSQGPSSPRNVQALPLSVSAVQVKWQPPEDPNGGIVKYIIEYQPVGQGSLHPWVDTDDGNKTAKDVTALNGSTLYQFRVRAFSKVPGEWSKLVHARTQGDGFQDFTPTTQGVGGRPGSEGYQLVVAVVGSVTVTCVTILLALLALFCIRKTLLNRRRNFTYQSGSGEETILQFNSGTLTLTRRPKPAAESLTYPILEWDDIKFEDVIGEGNFGQVIKAMIKKDGAKMSAAIKMLKEFASENDHRDFAGELEVLCKLGQHPNIINLIGACENRGYLYIAIEYAPYGNLLDFLRKSRVLETDPAFAKEHGTASTLTSQQLLQFAVDVATGMHYLSDKQFIHRDLAARNVLVGDNLVAKIADFGLSRGEEVYVKKTMGRLPVRWMAIESLNYSVYTTKSDVWSFGVLLWEIVSLGGTPYCGMTCAELYEKLPQSYRMEQPRNCDDEVYELMRQCWRDRPYERPPFSQISVQLNRMQEARKAYVNMALFENFTYAGIDATAEEA is encoded by the exons GTGCGGTTACAGACCTGACGATGATCTCCAACGCCGTGGCCTCCACCCCTCAGCGCTTCTCCATATCTTGCCTCATAGGGGAGCGGGACGCAGCAGAGTTAGACCTGGACATCAAGAAGGACAACAGCATTCTCATCCTCCCCTCACCGTCCCAATACAGCGTCAAGAGGCCCAAGAACAAGGAGGTGGTGGCCAACGAGTTTGTTGGTATAGTGGACCAGACGGGCATCTTCTATTGTCATGCATCAAAGGGAACTAGTCCTACTAGAAACCTGGTCACAGTCACTCTCATCAACAACTACAGCAAAG GTCTTTTTGTCCCGGTCCACCTCACAGTGACGATTAACAAAGGGGacacagtccacctggccatgcagGTCCTCAGCTCCCAGAGGAGAGATGTCACCTGGAAGTACAATG GAAACTATTTCTACATGACCCACTGGGGTGATGTGTCCAACAGTACGACTGTAGTAACCCTTGAGAACGTGGCTCGTGCCAACGAGGGCATCTACAGTGCATGCTTCGTGGGAGACAGTCCCATCAATGGAGCCTGGATGAGGCTGATTGTCAGAG ACTGTGGCAGTAAGAAGTGGGGTGCCGACTGTGACAAGGACTGTCCAGAGTGTCTCAATGGAGGGGTGTGCCACGACAGTGATGGGGACTGTATCTGTCCACCAGGGTTCATGGGGATGCGCTGCGAGACAG CCTGCAGAGAGGGGATGTTTGGCCGTAACTGTCAGGAGTGGTGCAGGTCAGAGCTGGACTGTGTAGGGCTGAGGTTCTGCCTGGCTGACCCTTACGGATGCTCCTGTGCCAGCGGatggtttgggaaccactgcaacAGAT CCTGCCACAGGGACATGTACGGGGCAGACTGCAGGCTGAGCTGTAGGTGTAAGAACGGAGGAGTGTGTAACCGTTTCAGTGGATGTCAGTGTCCCACTGGCTGGAGAGGACAGCACTGTGAGAAATCAG ACCGCGCCCCTCAGATCTTGGACATGGCCAGTAGTCTGGAGTGGAACCTTGACTCCAGCCCTGAGATCCTGTGTTCTGCCACAGGCAACCCCCTGCCTAGCCACACCAGCATCGAGCTGCGCAAACTGGACAGTTCTGTGCTCAAG GCGTCTCGCACCACCATGGACTCCAATAAGAGCACAGCCCAGTTTGAGATCCCTCGTCTGTCCTTCGAGCATGCTGGGTTATGGGAGTGCAGGGTCTCCACCAATGGGGGACAAGACTCCCGCAAGTTCAACCTCACTGTCAAAG AGCCGCCGTGCCCCAACACCCCTCCCAAGCTGCTGGAGAAGAGGAGTAAGCAACTGGTGGTGATGCCTGTGGATTCCTACAGAGGAGACGGACCCATAGACTCCACCAAGCTCCTCTACAAGCCCATGGAGACCGGAGACTCCTGGTCCTCCATCATAG TgtacagtagagagcctataaCTCTGATGAATCTGAAGCCGTCTACACGCTACCACGTCCGTGTCCAGCTGACCCGtcctggggagggaggggagggatctTTGGGGCCCGAGGCCATCATGGAGACTGActgtccag AGCCAACGGTTCGACCGGAGATTGACTTCAGTTCGCTGGAGGGCCGCAACGCCACCGTACGCTGGCTGTTGCCTGGTAACGATGGCGGGGCTGTGGGTGCGGCCAGCGGGTTCTTAGTGCAGCTCTTTGGGCCCTCCCCCTCAGGAGAGAAGCTGAGAGAGGAGACCACCCTGCTCAATGTGCTCTCCACCAAGTTCTACAACCTGCAGTACCACCAAGACTACACAGTGGTCGTCAGGCTGCTCAACTGTGGCAGTCTGGGGCCTGCCTCTAAGCCTTACCACTTCCGCATCAACAGCCAGG gTCCCTCCTCCCCTCGTAATGTCCAGGCCCTGcccctgtctgtgtctgcagTGCAGGTGAAGTGGCAGCCCCCTGAGGACCCTAACGGGGGCATAGTGAAGTACATCATAGAGTACCAGCCAGTGGGTCAGGGCAGCCTGCACCCCTGGGTAGATACAGACGATGGCAACAAGACGGCTAAAGACGTGACAGCACTTAACGGGAGTACTCTCTACCAGTTCAGAGTGAGAGCCTTCTCTAAAGTACCGGGGGAGTGGAGCAAGTTGGTCCATGCCAGGACCCAGGGAGATG GCTTCCAGGACTTCACTCCAACCACCCAGGGTGTGGGGGGGCGTCCAGGCAGCGAGGGCTACCAGCTGGTGGTGGCGGTAGTGGGGTCTGTGACGGTCACCTGTGTCACCATCCTGCTGGCCCTGCTGGCCCTCTTCTGCATCCGCAAGACCCTGCTCAACCGCAGACGCAACTTCACCTACCAGTCTGGATcg GGAGAGGAGACCATCCTGCAGTTTAACTCTGGGACCCTGACCCTGACGAGGAGACCCAAGCCTGCCGCCGAGTCCCTCACCTACCCCATCCTGGAGTGGGATGACATCAAGTTTGAGGACGTCATCGGAGAGGGCAACTTCGGCCAGGTCATCAAGGCCATGATCAAGAAGGATGGGGCCAAGATGAGCGCTGCTATCAAGATGCTGAAAG AGTTTGCCTCTGAGAATGACCACCGGGACTTTGCAGGAGAGCTGGAGGTATTGTGTAAACTGGGCCAGCATCCCAACATCATCAATCTCATAGGAGCCTGTGAAAACAGGG GGTACCTGTATATTGCCATTGAGTACGCCCCCTATGGTAACCTGCTTGACTTTCTGCGTAAGAGCAGAGTCCTGGAGACAGACCCCGCCTTTGCCAAGGAGCATGGCACCGCATCCACCCTCACCTCCCAACAACTGCTGCAGTTTGCCGTCGACGTGGCAACTGGCATGCACTACCTTAGTGACAAACAG tttatCCACAGAGATCTGGCAGCGAGGAATGTTCTAGTGGGAGACAACCTGGTCGCTAAGATAGCAGACTTCGGTctgtccagaggagaggaggtctaTGTGAAGAAGACCATG GGGAGGTTGCCTGTGCGTTGGATGGCGATAGAGTCCCTAAACTACAGTGTGTACACCACCAAGAGTGACGT atgGTCTTTCGGTGTACTTCTATGGGAGATAGTGAGTTTAG GTGGTACTCCTTACTGTGGGATGACCTGTGCCGAGCTTTATGAGAAGCTCCCTCAGAGCTACAGGATGGAACAGCCCAGGAATTGTGACGACGAAGT GTATGAGTTGATGAGGCAGTGCTGGAGAGACCGGCCCTATGAGAGACCTCCGTTCTCCCAGATCTCTGTACAGCTCAACAGAATGCAGGAGGCCAGGAAG GCCTACGTGAACATGGCGCTCTTTGAGAACTTCACCTATGCTGGGATAGACGCCACGGCCGAGGAGGCCTGA